The Salvia miltiorrhiza cultivar Shanhuang (shh) chromosome 2, IMPLAD_Smil_shh, whole genome shotgun sequence DNA window TAGGGTCCAAATCgtggagggagcaaaatttaACCAATtttgaatatcgttattcaacactatatacatcatttttcaacactatatattgccTTGTTTATTATTCTcatgtttcacgaaaaatagcaaccTTATTATAATCGAATATTTGTAAATACCGAATCACATATCATGATTTTGAAATTGTATTTGATAACTAATTGAATAATACTCCCTCAttaaaatttcttatttgaTTATCAAAAATGGAGGGATCATTAAagcattgaagtgaaaataatcgaatatatatatatatatatatatatatatatatatatatatatatatatatatatatagggagaggttcaaataagaaccgctaaataaaattagaacagagaaccattttaaaccattcgatcatcaagatctacggtggatgcatcatcttggtggatgaatgcagatcctgggttcgaatcctgaagggagcaaaaattttattattttcggatgcattaaatttaatagcgaatgcattaatttatatagtagatgcattgattttaatggttcttatgttctcaccaTAAATGTGGTTCTCAcaataaccgcaccctatatatatatatatatatatatatatatatagggaaaggctaaaataagaatgcttcttaaaatataaattaggaaccattttcagccattagatcatcaagatctacggctgattcatcattttgttggataaattcatggtcctgagttcgaatcccaaaggtagcaaaaaattatttttcgcaattcatacgtttatacagtttattcatgcgtgttatacataaaattcatgctttttgctggttcgtaattcttaaaataaggatggtttattgaataaccgccccctatatatatatatatatatatatagggagaggttcaagaaagaaccataaataaaagaagaccggagaaccattttcagccattcgatcatcaagatctacggtggatgcatcatcttattggatgaatgcagatcttgggttcgaatcctgaagggagcatttttttaaaaaaaaattagtgcattaattttaacagcgaatgcattaatttttacagtggatgcattagatttgatggttctctcgttctcacaaataatgtagttctctctagaaccaaaccctatatatatatatatatatataggggggcgctccaatgagaccccctaattttagtgagatctagggcgcgatctggtgcgtttattttattaatcctatggctgatattgtatctggagggtgattttttttcgcagggttcgaatcctggagggagcagaatatttaaaattttgttattcatcattatatactgcattgttcatcagtatatacggccctgttcatcagtttatatgtcttattcattacgaatctttaaaattttatttttcatcagtatatacatcttgttcattagatatacgttttgttcattagtattatatgttttattcattgtactcatgttacacgaaaaatggggggtctcactggagcgcgcccctatatatatatatatatatatatatttatattcgaatataaaatttcttatttgattatcaaaaatggagggatagtATTATCCCTCATTAAAGCATTGAAGTGAAAACAAAGAAAGAGGAAtgatgaatttttattttgtataaaatgtgaaaaaagaaataagatatttaagggcataaatttttttatctattattttctcacaataaatttatccattaaaGTAAACGCACTCTAAGTCTAATTTATGATCAGTCAAATAAATTAGAAAAGTAACTCAATTATCTTGTCAACCATATACACAAACGCATATTCCATTTATTCTATTAGTTATGAATGCGAAAGATTACGACAAAAGTATATGAGTTAGAGCAACTGTTAACACTGTAAATTGTTGCTTTACACTAGTTTGTCGTGAACTAATCAaccttttaaatgacactatactTAACTCTATAATTTACAGAGATGAACGACACCTTTGTAGTTGGAGCGGGGTACTCTTCATCACAGTAggttctttttttaaaaaaatttactttctaatttttgttttcttgctgaaattttgataaataaaatcatgaattattttatttaaaattacaattttaacttGACGAATTAAATCATCATTTTTTCAATCCATTCCGCCCATCCAATTATTTTCAGTCGTTAAATTGTTGAATTGAAAGGAAAAGAGCAGCGTTTTTGGGATGGTGGAAGAGAGTCGTGGGCTTGAGTCGGGGAGAAATGGGGGGATGGCTTAgagaaaatattactattaaaatTGGGGAGGGGGATAGATTCTTGTTTTGGCATCATTGTTGGGTGGGGGGAGCAGTCTTAAAGACAGGTTTCCAAGACTTTTTAGACTAAGTGACTAACAAGAAGGGATAATCAAGAACATGGGAGGATGGAAAGAGGGAGTTTGGGAGTGGAAGCTAGGGTGGGTGCGAGATTTGCGGGGAAGAGAAGTGGATCTTTTCCATAATCTTCTTTCTGTGTTACAAAATACTGATTTTACTGCAGGAGCAAAAGACGGCTGGAGTTGGAAGGCCGAGGCATCAGGAGTTTTCTCGGTAAAATCGGCATATAAAAGCTTGAGTCACGGGGCAGACGCAAGCAGGAACCAAAGTGCAGCAATGGAGGAGTTCAATACAATCTGGAAAGCACCGgtacttttcaaaattaaaacCACAGGCTGGAGAATCATTAAAGGGAGATAGCCGACCTGTGATAACCTCCTTCAAAGACAAATCATTAACCAAATTTCGGATGCGGTATGCCTCGTGTGCAAGGATGAAATGGAAACTTCGGAACACCTTCTTTTCTCCTGTAGTGGATCAGTTGAAGTCTGGTACGCTCTCCTATCTTGGGTTGGTTTTTCGAGTGCTCTTCACTCTAAAGCAAAATAACACCTTCTTGCGTTTACAAACATGGGAAGGAAAAAAGATTGTGCTTTTCTCTCTGGCATTTGGTTGTGTGCTGTTTGGTGCTTGTGGAAAGGAAGAAATGAATGTAAATTCAACCAAGGTGAATGAAAAGTAGAGAAGATGGTGGCAGAAATTAAGTCAAGAGTTTGGGGATGGAAAGAGGTCTATAACTTGGAGATTCATAGCACAGATTTTCGAAGATGGTTCTGGGACgcaaatttgattaattaggAGCAGGGTTCAATTTTGATGAATTTGGGGAACTGTTAAGCTGCTGTTTTTTTGGCTTCAAATTTCTTATTCTTGTGTTTTCTTCGGGAGGGTGAATTCTCACCTCCTTGGGATGTACTTTCTGTTTGGGCATTTGGTACTTCTAGTGCCAATGTTCtttggtactccctccgtccgccaaaagtggaccacttttactatatcgggcgtccgcaaagagtataccactttccttttatagaaatgagctcaccatccactttaatcttttatccttacaaacactctttatttacaaaaaaaaccaccccaaattcaatatCAACcgcacatctcataaagtggtgggaccctttctccactacatcaaaattatcatcaattttattaaatcccgtgttcagccaaagtggtccacttttggcggacggagggagtaatacttttacatttttctgataaaaaaaaaattgttgaattgaaacttacgtggattagttcgcaacataatattcatgttacgacgtCGTTTGCAATAAAATTGTTGAATATTAGAAATTAGAGTGCGATACATGATACATTCCCTTTGTAATCTgaagaaatttttaattgaaattgtacgaaacaACATTGTTTAGGCCTCACAAACACAACGTCGTTTTTATTAATCCATGTAGGCTCTAACTCAATATTCCAGCTACCGAAAGAAAATTGGGGGgatgaaattacaaaaattgaaaaggtggtgaattaattcgccacacttcaaaaatcatgttaaaattgcaatttcgaaatagttcgtgattttatatGCTAAAAcccttttcttgttttctttttatcaAAACGAACTattctttattttgttttatttgccaaaaccactttcttgttttgtttgtagaatttatttctttcactttaaaataatttgatgATATTGATTTTTCTTAaatcattatttatatttagttttAATCATTAATATACTCACTTCGTCCTCAAAAAATAACTTTTGAATGAGACGATGAGTTTCAATAAAAGCGATCAAGTGTATTATAACTGAAGAAAGGATCTCGTAATGGATAACGTTAATATTGATAATTAATtgtgttgtgagtgaagaaagagaTCCATCACATGATAGAATAGATAAATACATACAATATTGATGATAATATATTATGGGGTGAtatctataaatataattattttttgtgtacGTACCAAAATGACtgaaaaaatctattttttatagacggagggagtaaatctGATTTGGCATCAATCCACTCTTTCTAAGAATCCCGTGTtttgaaaattcattttttcctTCTATTTTGTTTATCATTACTTCAGTGAACTACAATCTAAATGGACAAATTAAATTGATTAGCGCGAATTATTGCATAGAAAAAGATTACTCTATTGaacttaatttaaataaatactgaTCCTTGATAATAACATAAAATACAAAATCACTTTTATATAAAAGACATTTCATAAAAGAAGAAATgcaacaacataaataaaacagATTTAGCATAGATATaaatttaactaaatatatatatacttcctctgccccaccgaaagtggtgcgtattcctttttaggctgtcccaccgaaagtggtgcatttcattttttagtaataattttacactacaaacaatgtggcctcacacacatttacactacaatcttattctccttaaatcccgtgcccaaaagaagtgcaccactttgaccgggacagagggagtaatatttaacaattatataaaaatattagttaataataatagaaaattttaaaaaaatattttattgtatagTGAAAAATATAAAGTTGACTTTTGAAAAGCAATATGAAATTACTCTACATTTTAGTCTATGCTGCTAAAAATATAGAGTGAACAATTACAGATGTTCTTACATATTTAAAGATGCTGCTAAAAATTGTACACTATATATAATTCATATGTTAAAATACTTTATCTATGTTCAAGTTTTATAAAATTTCTAAATTAAGTCAGTTATCAACGAGAATTAAACATCAAAATTAGTTAGTACATAAGAATAGGAtgcatttgcaaaaatctcattCATTAATGCATGCAACATCAATCACACTAGTTCCAAGTCATCCGACCTAACCATATATAATTAtatctatatttttaatttttctaaatACATTACTTAATTAATCACAACttgttagttttatttagtCAGTTTGTACTACAATTTAATCCCACTACCCTCATAATTCAATATCATGTGTGGGGTTCCGATAGACAAATTTTCCCATACTCACAAATTACAAAACCTCTTTTTGGTTACCAAGAAAAGTCAAAACCTAGAAGCTTGGGTAAAAGAGAATAGGGCTACGATAACCTTGACTTCCACAAAACAAACATTAATTTCCAACAATTATTATGTACAAAACTTACCTAATTGCTATACAATAGCCCTTATAAAAAGAGTTGCATAATTGCTATCTTATATATTAAATACTAATTAATGTAAGTAATAATGGACATGTGTGGTCCAGTTTTCACATGGGGTTTTGTAACTTGCATTTCCAAATTATCACTCACATGCATTCCAGAAAGGATGCCATAATTCCCAATAAAATTGCAACTTTGCATAACGTTTACAAACGAGACAAATTTTGCAGCACTtgtacaaaattaaataaaatattaaaaattagtaACATGCTCTTGTTTCTAGTAACAATGTTCAAAACGATCAATAAATTACTATTTGTTTTTACTACATCATATGACTTCGGACAGATGGGACGTGTCCAAAATCAAGCATACAAGAAAATATTTCGATCATTTAATTAAAGAGAGATTAATTTTGTAGCAAGACGAAAGTGATAAGAATTTAACTTAACTTAATCTATTGATCGCATTGGATGAGGAGAGTAACCTACTTAATTACCTGGATCGACGATCGAGAAGGTAATGGGAGGTTTGTCTTGGAAGATTGACGATTGATTCGGAAACCGCACATGTTCTCTTGCAAGAAGTGTACATGTTTATCAATCCAAAACGATCACTCAAAGATCTTGTGATTTTGGAGCTGCCCTTCTCAATGTTGCCGGAATTCAAGCAATGATCGTCGTCGCCGCCGTCTTTGGAGCATTCAACAAGGGCTGCAAAGAATGGATCGTCCCTTTGGAACCTATTGCTTTTCTTGGGAGAAATTTCCTCTTGCTTCTTGGCGGCGGAGGCAGTGGTGGCCCCGGCCGGCGGGAGAGGGAGGAGGTGGCCGGAGGAGTCCTTCTTTGAGCAATGTTGTTTAGGGATTCCGGGAATTTGCTCCCAAGAAAATGGGACACCTTTGAATTTGATGAGAGGAGTGCTAATTGGGCTAAATGGAGGGAATTCATCGTTGAATGAGAATGAAGATGATCGAAAGGATGAGTCGAAGGAGCTCGAAGGCGATGACGAGGAGAACGAGGGCGTCCGCCGCCTTGTCCGCCGGAATACAGGGGCGGAATGTGGTGGCTCCGCCTCCTTTGGGAGGAGTGGGGTGGTGTGGCCGTTTGGAGAGGTAGGCACCATTTTTGGGGAGGGAGAAAATGTGTCGTGGCTAGCTAAGATATTATGAATTATTATCATCATATACTAATAAAATTTAGAGTTTTGAAATAGTGCGACTTTGGCGAATGGATGATAATGATATGTACAAGAATAGTGAAATGACAAAAAAGGCATCAACTCATTGTGATGAGAGAGGAGCGGAGAAAAtgggaattaaattaaataataagagAAGTGGGTGTGATGTGGATATTTCAATATTGGCCATATTATGAATggttattatataaatttataagttatgCTGAGTGGTTGGGATGCATTACATGGACATGAGTAGTGCTAACTACTAAATTGGTGGTCAATTTTTTTCCACTAATAAGAATATTTGGGTCAAAAATTAACGTTTTTAATTGATCCAATAATAAAGccacattaattatttctactcttttttttttctaaaaaattgtACTAGTCCACTAAAAAAGTACTAATTTGAAATCACCAAGAAAGAAATAACTTGTATAATTGACGATAAATCTATGTTTCAAGAAAAAAGAACTGGTTATATTTTTCTCTGTACATTTTTCTACAGTCTAGCTAATTTTATGTGTCAGCATGCATGctcttatattttaattgtgaaagatcgtttttagggtttgaaattcgcaaaacaataaaaaatcagGTTTAAGCCTAAccaataatatatttgtaatttcgttaatatcttattattattattttttgactTGGGAGAGTTAGGGAGGAGAAGTACttgagacctcactgttcacacacaggaggtcgcacagcttggtgtccccttggggacttCGTTAATATCTTATTAACATGTTTGGATCTATACCTTAATCCATTTTACAAATTCCGACTGATAAGATTAATTATCTTACACAAAAACTCTCCCGTTCAAAAAAATTGGTAACATTATAATATCATTACATCTACTATTAAAATGAGTTGTATAGTATAGAAGATGCATATTGAAAGAatataatacaaatataaaGTTGGAAGTATTGCTTGATCTGTACTGCTTAGCAGTGACTTCTAAGTTCAGTGGCTAATTATGATTAGTCCAAGTAGTACGTCTCTGCAAGGTATATacgtattttattaattgatgttTAATAATCAAGGTCCACCTTGAATATTTATTGGGTTGAAATTTTAGTTTGTTTGGTGGGATTGATGTTTTCaagaaaaacaaattaaaaaaattatttgacaaATTGTAGGATTAATAACTTCATATATGAAATTGACAATGAGGCTTAACACTAGTGACAAAGTTGAAGCACCACAAGATTTtcttttgtgagaggtcttgggttcaaggtgtattatatttttttcatctttatatttttcacctttgtgtggtgtagataTCATGTCTGCATACATTTACTTCTCCATTGAATGTTGAACGGATTTATATATCAGGGTTTGAACCCCATAAACCTCatacgttcaataaaattatttggacgaacgtttaacgttcaacgggaattactgacatgttcaa harbors:
- the LOC131012019 gene encoding uncharacterized protein LOC131012019, whose protein sequence is MMIIIHNILASHDTFSPSPKMVPTSPNGHTTPLLPKEAEPPHSAPVFRRTRRRTPSFSSSSPSSSFDSSFRSSSFSFNDEFPPFSPISTPLIKFKGVPFSWEQIPGIPKQHCSKKDSSGHLLPLPPAGATTASAAKKQEEISPKKSNRFQRDDPFFAALVECSKDGGDDDHCLNSGNIEKGSSKITRSLSDRFGLINMYTSCKRTCAVSESIVNLPRQTSHYLLDRRSR